In Dromiciops gliroides isolate mDroGli1 chromosome 5, mDroGli1.pri, whole genome shotgun sequence, the following are encoded in one genomic region:
- the CCER1 gene encoding coiled-coil domain-containing glutamate-rich protein 1, protein MALALDRRADPLNLGGGWASPSPLPPWSPCHRRRRSTAMSRRRHRSGPKLEYEELRKQAKHQNEPGPAWPHPQRRPERPASPSCWGAGGCWSTGPWRCPPVEVWKPPGRVQVVRVYGLRPPCACCCSCWNGPDKQGPARLYRKKKKKRWGRKGRGVRRGHPRRPLQSSPPVDLSALLRPVNLYGRRAPGMRAPRNTTQFIMNQVYEDMRKQEKQERQQEALRARQAAAAAAAAAAAAAAAAAAAGQKQGAAAAAGPPDGSAGALRAVRSAGDQDKEMQLLQETFYSFVQKQLYCLVPSPAAAEEEREEDEEEEELREEEEEEEEEDHEEEEDEEEEERYGEEEDESEEGDDEEEFKDENEEDELKEEDDNEEEEEEEDEEEEEEEEMEEEEEEEDYQDEEQQQDEDQQPLESPLTSPATPEEEPGNILNFEFLTREQRIVQKLQERCPMIVQKVLC, encoded by the exons ATGGCCTTGGCCCTCGACCGACGGGCGGACCCGCTGAACCTAGGCGGCGGCTGGGCCTCCCcgtcccctctccctccctggtCCCCGTGCCACCGACGGCGGAGGAGCACCGCCATGTCCCGCCGGCGCCACCGCTCCGGCCCCAAGCTGGAGTACGAGGAGCTGCGGAAGCAGGCGAAGCATCAGAATGAGCCGGGCCCGGCGTGGCCCCACCCGCAGCGGCGTCCCGAGCGTCCCGCCAGCCCCAGCTGCTGGGGCGCAGGCGGCTGCTGGAGCACGGGCCCGTGGCGCTGCCCACCCGTGGAAGTGTGGAAGCCGCCCGGCCGGGTGCAGGTGGTGCGTGTGTACGGACTGAGGCCCCCCTGTGcatgctgctgctcctgctggaACGGGCCAGACAAGCAGGGCCCGGCGCGGCTCTAccgcaagaagaagaagaagcgcTGGGGGCGGAAGGGCCGAGGCGTACGGCGCGGCCACCCCCGCCGCCCGCTGCAGAGCAGCCCGCCCGTGGACCTGAGCGCCCTGCTGCGCCCGGTTAACCTGTACGGCCGGCGGGCGCCCGGCATGCGCGCCCCGCGCAACACCACGCAGTTCATCATGAACCAGGTCTACGAGGACATGCGCAAGCAAGAGAAGCAGGAGCGCCAGCAGGAGGCCCTGCGTGCCCGCCAGGCCGCGGCCGCGGctgcagcggcggcggcagcagcagcagcggcggcggcggccgcagGCCAAAAGCAGGGAGCAGCGGCCGCAGCCGGCCCCCCCGACGGCAGCGCAGGCGCGCTCCGGGCCGTGCGCAGCGCGGGCGACCAAGACAAGGAGATGCAGCTGCTGCAGGAGACGTTTTACAGCTTTGTCCAGAAGCAGCTCTACTGCCTCGTGCCCAGCCCCGCCGCCGCC gaggaggaaagagaagaggacgaggaagaggaggagttgagagaggaggaggaggaagaagaagaggaggaccacgaggaggaagaggatgaggaagaagaggagaggtatggagaggaagaggatgaatCGGAGGAGGGGGATGACGAGGAAGAGTTCAAAGATGAGAACGAAGAGGATGAGCTGAAAGAGGAGGATGacaatgaagaggaggaggaggaggaggatgaagaggaggaggaggaggaggagatggaggaagaagaggaagaagaggattacCAGGACGAAGAGCAGCAGCAAGATGAGGACCAACAACCGCTAGAGAGCCCTCTCACCAGCCCAGCAACACCTGAAGAAGAGCCAGGAAACATTTTGAACTTTGAGTTTTTAACCCGGGAACAGAGAATTGTCCAAAAGCTTCAAGAAAGATGTCCAATGATTGTGCAGAAAGTTCTGTGTTAG